A portion of the Magnolia sinica isolate HGM2019 chromosome 17, MsV1, whole genome shotgun sequence genome contains these proteins:
- the LOC131231031 gene encoding cytochrome P450 CYP82D47-like: MAWLLQFQAIAGFFASLLLYKLWMIRATSKKAKSKEAPEPAGGWPVIGHLHMLGGHEPFMRQLGAMADKYGPAFTLRLGVHRTLIVSGPEVIKECLTTKDKVLASRPTSAFSEYLAYNYAGFGLAPYGPYWRDIRKMVTLELLSSRRIDMFKKIWISEIDRSMKELHELLVKNNLNPVKVEMKQWFGELAFNVVGMMIARKRYFGTTASLTDVEEAGRFRKAMAEVIYLLGVFVVSDVLPFLKWIDFLGQKRAMKRLAKEMDSILVSWLEEHRERRRSGSVEGEHDFMDVMISCMDDAQFFNYDPDTVIKATCEALIIAGSDTTTASLTWALCLLLNNRDVLKKAQDELDIHVGRDREVDECDINNLVYLQAIVKETLRLYPSAPVSIPHEATEDCQIGGFHVPAGTRLFVNLWKLHRDPDVWSDPSKFQPERFIGGNADVDFKGQRLEYIPFGAGRRSCPGYALALKILHLTLARLLHDFDITTPNDAPVDMSEGIGLTLLKATQMEVILTPRRSSKSNLNDPVLPSGP, translated from the exons ATGGCATGGCTTCTCCAATTCCAAGCAATTGCTGGGTTCTTTGCCTCACTTCTTCTCTACAAGCTATGGATGATCAGGGCCACTAGTAAGAAGGCTAAGAGCAAGGAAGCACCGGAGCCAGCTGGTGGATGGCCGGTAATCGGTCACCTCCACATGCTCGGCGGGCACGAGCCGTTCATGCGACAGCTCGGAGCCATGGCCGACAAGTATGGTCCGGCCTTCACACTACGGCTAGGCGTGCATCGCACGCTCATCGTTAGTGGACCTGAGGTCATAAAGGAATGCTTAACAACCAAAGACAAGGTCCTCGCTAGCCGTCCAACTAGCGCGTTCTCTGAGTACTTAGCCTACAACTACGCTGGATTCGGCCTTGCGCCATATGGGCCCTACTGGCGCGATATTCGCAAGATGGTCACGCTGGAGCTCCTCTCAAGCCGTCGGATCGATATGTTCAAGAAAATCTGGATCTCTGAGATCGACAGAAGCATGAAAGAGCTTCATGAGCTGTTGGTGAAGAACAATCTGAATCCAGTAAAGGTAGAGATGAAGCAATGGTTTGGAGAACTGGCATTCAATGTGGTTGGGATGATGATTGCCAGGAAACGGTACTTTGGGACGACAGCATCTTTGACAGATGTGGAGGAGGCGGGAAGGTTTCGGAAGGCAATGGCCGAAGTGATTTATCTTTTGGGGGTGTTTGTTGTGTCGGATGTGCTGCCTTTCCTGAAGTGGATTGATTTCTTAGGGCAGAAGAGGGCCATGAAAAGATTAGCCAAGGAAATGGACTCCATCCTGGTTAGCTGGCTAGAGGAGCATCGCGAAAGAAGACGATCTGGCTCTGTTGAGGGTGAGCATGACTTCATGGATGTGATGATATCATGCATGGATGATGCGCAATTCTTTAACTATGACCCAGACACCGTCATCAAGGCAACTTGCGAG GCACTTATCATAGCCGGCTCAGACACTACAACAGCTTCACTGACGTGGGCCCTCTGTTTACTGCTAAACAACCGCGACGTGTTAAAGAAGGCCCAAGATGAGCTGGACATCCACGTTGGCAGGGATAGAGAGGTAGATGAGTGTGACATCAACAACCTTGTGTACCTCCAAGCCATCGTGAAGGAAACCCTACGCTTGTACCCTTCAGCCCCAGTCTCAATTCCACACGAAGCTACGGAGGATTGCCAAATAGGCGGCTTCCACGTCCCAGCTGGCACACGCTTATTCGTGAACCTATGGAAGCTACACCGGGATCCAGACGTGTGGTCCGATCCCTCCAAGTTTCAGCCAGAGAGATTTATCGGTGGAAATGCGGATGTAGATTTTAAGGGCCAACGCCTCGAATATATACCTTTTGGTGCAGGAAGGAGATCGTGCCCTGGGTATGCTTTGGCCCTTAAAATCTTGCACTTGACGCTTGCTCGGCTGCTTCATGACTTCGACATAACAACCCCGAATGATGCTCCTGTTGATATGAGTGAGGGAATAGGCCTAACCCTCCTAAAAGCAACCCAAATGGAAGTCATCCTTACTCCTCGCCGTTCTTCAAAGTCCAATCTAAATGATCCAGTCCTGCCCTCGGGACCATAA